The following are encoded together in the Erwinia sp. E602 genome:
- the ftsA gene encoding cell division protein FtsA, with the protein MIKSTDRKLVVGLEIGTAKVAALVGEVLPDGMVNIIGVGSCPSRGMDKGGVNDLESVVKCVQRAIDQAELMADCQISSVYLALSGKHISCQNEIGMVPISEEEVTQEDVENVVHTAKSVRVRDEHRILHVIPQEYAIDYQEGIKNPVGLSGVRMQAKVHLITCHNDMAKNIVKAVERCGLKVDQLIFAGLASSFAVLTEDERELGVCVVDVGGGTMDIAVYTGGALRHTKVIPYAGNVVTSDIAYAFGTPPTDAEAIKVRHGCALGAIVGKDENVEVPSVGGRPPRSLQRQTLAEVIEPRYTELLNLVNDEILQLQEQLRQQGVKHHLAAGIVLTGGAAQIEGLAACAQRVFHTQVRIGQPLNITGLTDYAQEPYYSTAVGLLHYGKESHLSGEAEVEKRASVGNWFKKINSWLRKEF; encoded by the coding sequence ATGATCAAGTCGACGGACAGAAAACTGGTAGTTGGACTCGAGATTGGCACCGCGAAGGTTGCCGCCCTGGTAGGGGAAGTTCTGCCCGATGGCATGGTCAATATTATCGGGGTGGGCAGCTGCCCGTCTCGTGGCATGGATAAAGGTGGCGTGAACGACCTTGAGTCGGTGGTGAAGTGCGTGCAGCGCGCCATCGATCAGGCGGAGCTGATGGCGGATTGCCAGATTTCCTCGGTCTACCTCGCATTATCGGGTAAACACATCAGCTGCCAGAACGAAATAGGGATGGTTCCTATTTCCGAAGAGGAAGTAACCCAGGAAGATGTCGAGAACGTAGTGCACACCGCCAAATCGGTACGCGTGCGCGACGAGCACCGCATTCTCCATGTGATCCCGCAAGAGTACGCCATCGACTATCAGGAAGGGATCAAAAACCCGGTGGGTCTGTCCGGCGTGCGCATGCAGGCTAAGGTGCACCTGATTACCTGCCACAATGATATGGCGAAGAACATCGTGAAAGCGGTGGAGCGCTGTGGCCTGAAGGTCGATCAACTGATCTTTGCCGGGCTGGCGTCCAGCTTTGCGGTGCTGACCGAAGACGAACGTGAGCTGGGCGTCTGCGTGGTCGACGTCGGCGGTGGCACCATGGATATCGCCGTCTACACCGGCGGCGCGCTGCGTCATACCAAAGTGATCCCCTATGCGGGCAACGTGGTGACCAGCGACATCGCCTACGCTTTTGGTACGCCGCCGACGGATGCTGAAGCGATTAAAGTGCGCCACGGCTGTGCGCTCGGGGCTATCGTCGGTAAAGACGAGAATGTTGAGGTGCCGAGCGTCGGTGGCCGGCCTCCGCGCAGCCTGCAGCGTCAGACGCTGGCGGAAGTGATCGAGCCGCGCTACACCGAACTGCTTAACCTGGTGAACGACGAGATCCTGCAACTGCAGGAGCAGCTTCGCCAGCAGGGCGTTAAACACCACCTCGCGGCCGGCATCGTACTGACCGGCGGCGCGGCACAGATTGAAGGATTAGCGGCTTGCGCGCAGCGGGTGTTCCACACCCAGGTGCGTATCGGACAGCCGCTGAATATCACAGGATTAACGGATTACGCGCAGGAGCCTTACTACTCGACGGCGGTAGGTCTGCTGCATTACGGAAAAGAATCTCACCTCAGCGGTGAGGCGGAAGTTGAAAAAAGAGCCTCAGTGGGTAACTGGTTCAAAAAAATCAACAGCTGGCTGAGAAAAGAGTTTTAA
- the murC gene encoding UDP-N-acetylmuramate--L-alanine ligase, whose protein sequence is MNTQQLAKLRSIVPEMRRVRHIHFVGIGGAGMGGIAEVLANEGYEISGSDLAPNAVTQHLAGLGATIYFNHRPENVSDASVVVVSTAVSQDNPEVVAAREARIPVIRRAEMLAELMRFRHGIAIAGTHGKTTTTALVSGIYAEGGLDPTFVNGGLVKAAGTHARLGSSRYLIAEADESDASFLHLQPMVAIVTNIEADHMDTYQGDFEVLKTTFINFLHNLPFYGRAVLCVDDEVIRELIPRVGRQITTYGFSDDADVRVENYEQRGAQGHFTLVRHDKPLMHVTLNAPGRHNALNAAAAVAVATEEGIEDEDILSALLSFQGTGRRFDFLGEYPVENGKAMLVDDYGHHPTEVDVTIKAARAGWPDKNLVMIFQPHRYTRTRDLYDDFANVLSQVDVLLMLDVYAAGEAPIPGADSRSLCRTIRGRGKVDPILVSDHDAVLEMLLPKLTGNDLILVQGAGNVGRIARTLSELKLTLQNNGEEHHGG, encoded by the coding sequence ATGAATACACAACAACTGGCAAAACTGCGTTCTATCGTGCCCGAGATGCGTCGCGTCCGGCACATCCACTTTGTTGGCATCGGTGGTGCCGGCATGGGCGGTATTGCCGAAGTGTTGGCCAACGAAGGCTATGAAATCAGCGGTTCCGACCTGGCGCCGAACGCGGTAACCCAGCATCTGGCCGGCCTTGGGGCGACCATCTATTTTAACCATCGCCCGGAGAACGTCAGCGACGCCAGCGTGGTGGTGGTTTCGACCGCGGTGTCTCAGGACAACCCGGAAGTGGTGGCGGCGCGTGAAGCGCGTATCCCGGTAATCCGCCGCGCCGAGATGCTGGCCGAACTGATGCGCTTTCGTCACGGTATTGCCATTGCCGGCACCCATGGCAAAACCACCACCACCGCACTGGTCTCCGGCATTTATGCCGAGGGCGGCCTGGACCCGACCTTTGTCAACGGCGGGCTGGTGAAGGCGGCCGGCACCCACGCGCGTCTGGGCAGCAGCCGCTACCTGATTGCGGAAGCCGATGAGAGCGACGCATCGTTCCTCCATCTGCAGCCGATGGTGGCGATCGTCACCAATATCGAAGCCGACCATATGGATACCTACCAGGGCGACTTCGAGGTGTTAAAAACGACGTTTATCAACTTCCTGCACAACCTGCCGTTTTATGGCCGTGCGGTGCTCTGCGTTGATGACGAGGTGATCCGTGAACTGATCCCGCGCGTTGGCCGGCAGATCACCACCTACGGCTTCAGCGATGACGCCGACGTGCGGGTCGAGAATTACGAGCAGCGTGGGGCACAGGGCCACTTTACCCTGGTACGTCATGACAAGCCGCTGATGCACGTGACGCTGAACGCGCCGGGCCGCCATAACGCGCTGAACGCGGCGGCGGCGGTGGCGGTGGCCACCGAAGAGGGCATTGAGGACGAAGATATCCTCAGCGCGCTGCTGAGCTTCCAGGGCACCGGACGTCGCTTTGACTTCCTCGGCGAGTATCCGGTTGAGAACGGTAAGGCGATGCTGGTTGATGACTACGGTCATCACCCGACCGAAGTGGACGTGACGATCAAAGCGGCACGCGCCGGCTGGCCGGATAAAAATCTGGTGATGATTTTCCAGCCGCACCGCTACACGCGTACCCGCGACCTGTATGACGACTTCGCTAACGTGCTGTCGCAGGTCGACGTTCTGCTGATGCTGGACGTCTATGCCGCCGGCGAAGCGCCGATCCCGGGCGCCGACAGCCGCTCGCTGTGCCGCACCATTCGCGGCCGCGGCAAAGTTGACCCGATTCTGGTCTCTGACCACGATGCGGTGCTGGAGATGCTGTTGCCGAAGCTGACCGGCAACGATTTGATTCTGGTGCAGGGGGCGGGCAACGTTGGCCGCATCGCCCGCACGCTGTCTGAACTAAAATTAACGTTGCAGAACAACGGTGAGGAACATCATGGCGGATAA
- the ftsQ gene encoding cell division protein FtsQ — MSQAALNVRNREAQEKKARTGRSNGTRLAGILFLLMVVGVMAAGGVVVLKWMNDASRQPLSKLVVTGKTHYTTNDDIRQAILSLGEPGTFMSQDVDIIQQQIERLPWIQQVSVRKQWPDELKIHLVEYVAVARWNDVHMVDAEGKSFSVPASHLGKESLPMLYGPEGSESEVLAGYHEMRDVLAASKFTLKAASMTARRSWQLVLSDDTRLELGRNEDMKRLKRFITLYPTLQQQGQAENTRINYVDLRYDSGAAVGWTPIITTSADGEQQQTQAQAKQQ; from the coding sequence ATGTCTCAGGCGGCTCTGAACGTTCGTAACCGGGAAGCGCAGGAAAAAAAGGCGCGTACCGGGCGCAGTAACGGCACGCGGCTGGCGGGGATCCTGTTCCTGCTGATGGTGGTTGGCGTGATGGCGGCGGGGGGCGTAGTGGTGCTGAAGTGGATGAACGATGCGTCCCGGCAGCCGCTGTCAAAGCTGGTGGTCACCGGCAAGACGCACTACACCACCAACGATGATATTCGCCAGGCTATTTTGTCGCTGGGCGAGCCCGGCACCTTTATGTCGCAGGATGTCGACATCATCCAGCAGCAGATCGAACGTCTGCCGTGGATCCAGCAGGTGAGCGTGCGCAAGCAGTGGCCGGACGAATTAAAGATTCATCTGGTTGAATATGTCGCCGTTGCACGGTGGAATGATGTGCATATGGTTGATGCTGAAGGCAAATCGTTCAGCGTGCCGGCCAGCCACCTCGGCAAAGAGAGTCTGCCGATGCTGTACGGCCCGGAGGGCAGCGAGTCCGAGGTGTTAGCCGGCTATCACGAGATGCGCGACGTGCTGGCGGCCAGCAAATTTACGCTTAAGGCGGCCTCAATGACCGCCCGGCGATCCTGGCAGCTGGTGTTGAGTGATGACACCCGCCTGGAGTTAGGGCGCAACGAGGATATGAAGCGCCTGAAGCGCTTTATTACCCTGTACCCGACGCTGCAGCAGCAGGGGCAGGCAGAAAATACGCGTATCAACTACGTTGACCTGCGTTACGACTCTGGCGCGGCAGTAGGATGGACACCGATAATTACTACGAGTGCTGACGGCGAACAGCAGCAGACTCAGGCACAGGCTAAACAACAATGA
- a CDS encoding D-alanine--D-alanine ligase: protein MADKIAVLLGGTSAERDVSLLSGAAVTAGLQEAGVNAHPVDIRDFPVTRLKEEGFTRAFIALHGRGGEDGTLQGLLEYLAIPYTGSGVMASAITMDKLRTKYLWGGCGLPIAPYVALTRQQMDAGISGELETRIAALGLPLFVKPSREGSSVGISRVNQATELPAALSEAFRHDDEVLVEAFLSGPEYTVGVIGDEILPSIRIQAASEFYDYQAKYISDETQYFCPSGLNAEQEAELNSLVLAAWRALGCSGWGRVDVMMGGDGRFYLLEVNTSPGMTSHSLVPMAAKQAGLSFSQLVARILELAD, encoded by the coding sequence ATGGCGGATAAAATAGCGGTATTGCTGGGCGGCACCTCGGCCGAGCGTGATGTGTCACTGTTATCCGGTGCGGCGGTAACCGCCGGTCTGCAGGAGGCGGGCGTTAACGCCCATCCGGTGGACATCCGTGATTTCCCGGTGACGCGTCTGAAGGAAGAGGGCTTTACCAGAGCCTTTATCGCGCTGCACGGTCGCGGCGGAGAAGATGGCACCCTGCAGGGGCTGCTGGAGTACCTGGCGATCCCCTATACCGGCAGCGGCGTGATGGCTTCGGCGATCACCATGGACAAGCTGCGCACCAAATATCTGTGGGGCGGCTGTGGCCTGCCGATCGCCCCCTACGTGGCGCTGACCCGTCAGCAGATGGACGCGGGCATCAGCGGCGAGCTGGAAACGCGCATCGCCGCGCTGGGCCTGCCGCTGTTTGTTAAGCCGAGCCGTGAAGGCTCCAGCGTCGGCATCTCACGGGTCAATCAGGCCACGGAGCTGCCGGCGGCGCTGTCGGAAGCCTTCCGCCACGATGACGAAGTGCTGGTCGAAGCCTTCCTCAGCGGCCCGGAGTACACCGTAGGCGTGATCGGCGACGAAATTCTGCCGTCGATCCGCATCCAGGCCGCCAGCGAGTTTTACGACTATCAGGCGAAATATATCTCTGACGAAACCCAGTACTTCTGCCCGTCAGGGTTGAATGCGGAGCAGGAAGCGGAGCTGAACAGCCTGGTGCTGGCCGCCTGGCGTGCGCTGGGCTGCAGCGGCTGGGGCCGCGTAGATGTGATGATGGGCGGCGACGGACGCTTCTACCTGCTGGAGGTCAACACCTCTCCGGGCATGACCAGCCACAGCCTGGTGCCGATGGCGGCGAAACAGGCCGGGCTGAGCTTCTCGCAGCTGGTAGCGCGCATTCTGGAGCTGGCCGACTGA